A genome region from Methylohalobius crimeensis 10Ki includes the following:
- a CDS encoding glycosyltransferase family 4 protein: protein MRKTGLLVITELFLPTKGGTAVWFDEVYRRLGGEDIHIVTAEVPGSEEHDRNHPNTVHRLRLERYPWLKPESLAMYGKLFFKSVQVAWAYPIAAVHVGRVLPEGLVGWAVARLFRKPLLIYAHGEEITTWRQPAKFKAMAFTYRHADRVIANSRFTRNELRKLGVAEEKIVSISPGVDLERFRPGLPTEDLFRRLRLNSDTPLILSVGRLSRRKGFDQVIRALPSVLAQVPEVRYALIGIGEDESYLKRLAEETGVAERVHFLGHVPMEELPRWYNACRVFAMPNREIDGDNEGFGMVYLEAGACGKPSLAGNAGGTGDAVRDGVTGRRVDGESVEEVAEGLIALLKCPAELGETAYQSVRREHAWSRVAKKTRALSDD from the coding sequence ATGAGAAAAACCGGTCTGCTAGTCATCACCGAGCTATTTTTGCCGACCAAGGGGGGAACGGCGGTCTGGTTCGATGAAGTGTATCGGCGCCTGGGGGGGGAAGATATTCATATCGTCACCGCGGAAGTGCCCGGGTCGGAGGAACACGACCGCAACCACCCCAACACCGTCCATCGGCTCCGCTTGGAGCGTTATCCCTGGCTCAAGCCCGAATCGCTGGCGATGTACGGCAAGCTGTTTTTCAAGTCCGTGCAAGTGGCATGGGCGTATCCGATTGCCGCGGTTCATGTCGGGCGCGTGTTGCCCGAAGGTTTGGTCGGCTGGGCCGTGGCGCGTTTATTCCGCAAACCCTTGCTGATCTACGCGCACGGGGAAGAGATCACCACCTGGCGCCAACCGGCCAAATTCAAAGCCATGGCCTTCACCTACCGTCATGCCGACCGAGTGATCGCCAATAGCCGTTTCACCCGCAACGAGTTGCGCAAGTTGGGGGTGGCGGAAGAGAAAATCGTCAGCATCTCGCCGGGGGTGGATCTCGAGCGTTTTCGGCCGGGACTCCCGACCGAAGACTTGTTTCGGCGATTGCGGTTGAATTCCGATACGCCCCTGATTCTGTCGGTGGGCAGATTATCGCGGCGCAAGGGATTCGATCAGGTGATCCGGGCCTTGCCGTCGGTGCTGGCACAGGTGCCGGAAGTCCGTTACGCTCTCATCGGCATCGGCGAGGACGAGTCCTACCTCAAGCGCCTGGCCGAGGAAACAGGCGTTGCCGAGCGTGTTCATTTTCTCGGTCATGTGCCCATGGAAGAGTTGCCGCGCTGGTACAACGCTTGCCGCGTGTTCGCCATGCCCAACCGGGAAATCGACGGCGACAACGAAGGATTCGGAATGGTATATCTGGAAGCCGGGGCCTGCGGGAAACCGTCTCTTGCCGGCAATGCCGGCGGTACCGGCGATGCGGTTCGAGACGGCGTGACCGGTCGAAGGGTGGATGGAGAGTCGGTGGAAGAGGTCGCCGAGGGGCTGATTGCCTTGCTCAAGTGTCCGGCCGAACTGGGCGAAACCGCTTACCAAAGTGTCCGCCGCGAGCATGCATGGTCGAGGGTAGCGAAAAAAACCCGCGCGCTAAGTGATGATTAA